A window from Hoeflea sp. IMCC20628 encodes these proteins:
- the edd gene encoding phosphogluconate dehydratase, whose translation MTVDPRIAFVTNRIVERSKPSREVYLQRLREMAEKGPFRSSLSCGNLAHGFAACGPDDKASLAGDVAPNLGIITSYNDMLSAHQPFETYPAQIRAAARDAGGVAQVAGSVPAMCDGVTQGQPGMELSLFSRDVIALSAAVGLSHNMFDAAVYLGVCDKIVPGLVIAALSFGHLPAVFIPAGPMTTGLPNDEKVRIRQLYAEGKVGRTELLAAESQSYHGPGTCTFYGTANSNQMLMEIMGLHTPGSSFINPGTPLRQALTSEATRRALAITALGNEFTPVGEMIDERSVVNGVVGLHATGGSTNHTLHLVAMARAAGIRLTWEDISDLSDAVPLLARVYPNGPADVNHFNAAGGLGFMIDQLLSIGLLHEDVRTVWGKGLSAYAVEAKLGANGTVVREPISKISGDAKVVTTADKPFQPTGGLKMLSGNLGKAVIKTSAVKPERHIIEAPARVFHDQSGLHAAFQAGTLTGDFIAVVRFQGPKANGMPELHKMTPPLGVLQDRGQTVALVTDGRMSGASGKVPAAIHVTPEAKDGGPISRIRDGDMIRLDAVTGKLDVLVDAAEFAAREPAQADLSHNEWGIGRELFARFRENAGTADEGASVLY comes from the coding sequence ATGACTGTCGATCCCCGCATTGCCTTTGTCACCAACCGGATTGTCGAACGCTCCAAACCGAGCCGTGAAGTCTATCTGCAGCGGTTGCGCGAGATGGCCGAGAAGGGCCCGTTCCGCTCTTCCCTGTCATGCGGCAACCTGGCCCACGGCTTTGCTGCCTGCGGCCCCGATGACAAGGCGAGCCTCGCCGGCGACGTGGCGCCCAATCTCGGCATCATCACCTCTTACAATGACATGCTCTCGGCGCATCAACCGTTCGAGACCTATCCGGCGCAGATCCGTGCTGCGGCGCGCGACGCCGGCGGCGTGGCACAGGTGGCGGGCTCGGTGCCTGCGATGTGCGACGGGGTCACCCAGGGCCAGCCGGGCATGGAGCTATCGCTGTTTTCGCGCGACGTGATCGCGCTGTCGGCGGCTGTCGGTCTGTCGCACAACATGTTTGATGCGGCGGTCTATCTGGGCGTCTGCGACAAGATCGTGCCGGGTCTGGTGATCGCGGCGCTGAGTTTCGGCCATCTGCCGGCGGTGTTCATTCCGGCCGGACCGATGACGACGGGCCTGCCCAATGACGAGAAGGTGCGGATCCGCCAGCTCTATGCCGAGGGCAAGGTCGGCCGCACGGAACTGCTTGCGGCTGAATCCCAATCCTACCATGGCCCGGGCACCTGCACGTTTTACGGCACAGCCAATTCGAACCAGATGCTGATGGAAATCATGGGCCTGCACACGCCCGGATCGTCCTTCATCAATCCGGGCACGCCGCTCAGGCAAGCGCTGACATCGGAAGCGACCAGACGGGCGCTGGCAATCACTGCACTCGGCAACGAGTTCACCCCGGTGGGCGAGATGATCGACGAGCGCTCGGTGGTCAATGGCGTCGTTGGCCTGCATGCCACCGGGGGGTCGACCAACCACACGCTGCATCTGGTGGCGATGGCGCGTGCAGCCGGCATTCGCCTGACCTGGGAAGACATTTCCGACCTGTCGGACGCGGTGCCGCTGCTGGCGCGGGTCTATCCGAACGGGCCTGCGGATGTGAACCATTTCAATGCAGCCGGTGGTCTGGGCTTCATGATCGACCAGCTGCTGTCCATCGGGCTGCTGCATGAGGATGTGCGCACGGTCTGGGGCAAGGGGCTGTCAGCTTACGCTGTGGAAGCCAAGCTCGGCGCCAACGGCACGGTGGTGCGCGAGCCGATTTCCAAGATCAGCGGTGACGCCAAGGTGGTGACGACGGCCGACAAGCCGTTCCAGCCAACCGGCGGACTGAAGATGCTTTCGGGCAATCTCGGCAAGGCGGTGATCAAGACTTCCGCGGTCAAGCCGGAGCGGCACATCATCGAGGCGCCAGCGCGGGTGTTCCACGATCAATCGGGATTGCATGCGGCATTCCAGGCCGGAACGCTGACCGGCGACTTTATCGCCGTGGTGCGCTTCCAGGGACCAAAGGCCAACGGCATGCCGGAACTGCACAAGATGACGCCGCCGCTGGGCGTGTTGCAGGATCGCGGCCAGACGGTGGCGCTGGTGACTGACGGCCGCATGTCGGGTGCCTCGGGCAAGGTGCCCGCCGCCATTCATGTGACGCCGGAAGCCAAGGACGGCGGACCGATCTCCAGGATCCGCGATGGCGACATGATCCGGCTCGATGCCGTCACCGGCAAACTCGACGTGCTGGTAGACGCCGCCGAATTCGCCGCTCGCGAACCGGCGCAAGCGGATCTGAGCCACAATGAATGGGGCATTGGCCGCGAATTGTTCGCCCGCTTCCGTGAAAATGCCGGAACCGCCGACGAAGGCGCCAGCGTTTTGTATTAA